From Neochlamydia sp. AcF84, one genomic window encodes:
- a CDS encoding phosphatase PAP2 family protein has product MLHSPTRSLWLIPLISILLLTPFSSTIDLAVARYFFANGHFQSNSFLNFLYSYGMVPGWILTLFALLFLVLSYLHPFWKCWRPYALIPLLTMIVGAGIIVDLSLKGHWGRPRPKQLEEFGGLQHFRPFYQPNFFHQPEPSKSFPSGHCSMGFVFLSLTLIGRRLRQRWLYWWGTFTSVILGALLGYTRMAQGGHFFTDVIFAAAFMWWTALFFDWLIFEQRIADEKFDKETV; this is encoded by the coding sequence ATGTTACACTCTCCTACACGCTCTTTATGGCTTATTCCCTTAATTTCTATTCTTTTGCTAACCCCCTTTAGCTCTACCATTGATTTGGCAGTGGCACGCTATTTTTTTGCTAACGGCCATTTTCAATCTAATAGCTTTTTAAATTTTCTTTATTCTTATGGAATGGTTCCAGGCTGGATCTTAACTTTATTTGCTTTATTATTTTTGGTTTTATCCTACCTTCATCCCTTCTGGAAATGTTGGCGGCCTTATGCCCTTATTCCCCTTTTAACGATGATTGTAGGAGCTGGCATTATTGTAGACTTATCGCTAAAGGGACATTGGGGTCGCCCTCGTCCTAAGCAGCTTGAAGAATTTGGTGGCCTCCAGCATTTTAGACCTTTTTACCAACCTAATTTCTTCCATCAACCTGAACCTTCTAAATCTTTTCCCAGTGGCCATTGTTCGATGGGTTTCGTTTTCTTGTCGCTTACCCTTATAGGGCGGCGGCTAAGGCAGCGTTGGCTTTATTGGTGGGGTACTTTCACTTCTGTGATCTTAGGAGCTCTGCTAGGCTATACCCGTATGGCCCAGGGAGGACACTTTTTTACTGATGTTATTTTTGCAGCAGCTTTTATGTGGTGGACAGCTCTCTTTTTTGATTGGTTGATATTTGAGCAACGGATAGCAGATGAAAAGTTTGACAAAGAAACAGTATGA
- the lexA gene encoding transcriptional repressor LexA: MKSLTKKQYELLSYIKTYLQTHHYAPSYREIMQHFSFTSLGTVYKYITILKSKGLLESKKKSRRSLSLLHDYPTKKDFTSLSLPFIGYISAGEPIETFPKSLSFEVPSSLITMPEATYILKVRGDSLVEELLADGDYLVVEARQEAQAGETVLALLNQNDVIIKKYFLEDVYVRLVSRSLHNHPVILREDDIMVQGVVVAVIRKNF; this comes from the coding sequence ATGAAAAGTTTGACAAAGAAACAGTATGAATTATTGAGCTATATAAAAACCTATCTTCAAACGCACCACTATGCCCCCAGCTATCGAGAAATTATGCAGCACTTCTCTTTTACTTCTCTAGGCACAGTGTACAAATACATTACTATTTTAAAGAGCAAAGGCTTGCTGGAGTCAAAAAAAAAGAGCAGGCGCTCACTTTCTTTACTTCATGACTATCCAACAAAAAAGGATTTCACTAGCTTATCCTTACCTTTCATTGGGTACATTTCTGCCGGAGAACCTATTGAGACTTTCCCTAAAAGTCTTTCTTTTGAAGTGCCTAGCTCTTTGATTACCATGCCTGAAGCCACCTACATTCTTAAAGTGAGAGGAGATAGCTTAGTGGAAGAACTTTTGGCTGATGGAGATTATTTAGTGGTAGAAGCACGCCAAGAAGCTCAGGCAGGAGAAACAGTATTAGCTCTTTTAAACCAAAATGATGTCATTATAAAGAAATATTTTCTAGAAGATGTTTATGTCCGCTTAGTCAGTCGTAGTCTTCACAACCACCCTGTCATCTTAAGGGAAGATGATATCATGGTTCAAGGCGTGGTAGTAGCGGTTATTAGAAAAAATTTTTAA
- a CDS encoding CDP-alcohol phosphatidyltransferase family protein: MKKVYLLPNVITAFGLTCGLFVIFKISMITRGEVSVQALTEAAAILLLAAFADLLDGAVARAMKAQSEFGGLFDSLADAITFGVCPSVIILKSLALSPGTELSFFLTTGAMIYTVCGVLRLVRFSVHNRPSPALNVGFTLEEKPKNFTGLPIPAAAAAAVSGNLFLISEEFHHFISIEEITRAWILFFMMITIGYFMVSRWKFPSLKNLHMRVATFQVVFFTVVAAVFIIYGLLTHFSLVFFALSWIYLIVAWVLSLARIIAGKKAKALEDYEPEPEEEEDEI, from the coding sequence ATGAAAAAAGTTTATCTGTTGCCTAATGTAATTACAGCCTTTGGCTTAACATGCGGTCTTTTTGTAATATTTAAGATTAGCATGATAACTCGTGGTGAAGTCTCTGTGCAAGCCTTGACGGAAGCGGCGGCTATCCTTCTCTTAGCAGCTTTTGCTGACTTATTAGATGGGGCTGTTGCTCGCGCGATGAAAGCGCAAAGCGAATTTGGAGGGTTGTTTGATTCGTTGGCTGATGCCATTACTTTCGGAGTCTGTCCTTCAGTTATCATTCTTAAAAGCTTAGCGTTATCTCCTGGCACCGAGCTCTCCTTTTTCCTTACCACCGGAGCCATGATTTATACAGTATGCGGAGTTTTGCGTCTCGTGCGCTTCAGTGTTCACAACCGCCCAAGCCCTGCTCTTAATGTTGGCTTCACTTTAGAAGAGAAACCAAAGAACTTTACAGGCCTACCCATTCCCGCAGCGGCAGCAGCGGCAGTCTCAGGAAACCTCTTTTTAATATCCGAAGAATTCCATCATTTCATTTCCATAGAGGAAATAACCCGTGCATGGATTCTATTTTTTATGATGATTACTATCGGCTATTTTATGGTTAGCCGATGGAAATTTCCAAGTTTAAAAAATTTGCATATGCGTGTAGCTACTTTTCAAGTGGTGTTTTTTACTGTGGTGGCAGCTGTTTTCATTATTTATGGACTTTTGACCCATTTTTCTTTAGTTTTCTTTGCTTTATCTTGGATCTATTTGATCGTAGCCTGGGTATTATCGCTAGCAAGAATTATTGCAGGCAAAAAAGCTAAAGCTCTAGAGGATTACGAGCCGGAACCCGAAGAAGAGGAGGATGAAATCTAG
- a CDS encoding insulinase family protein, translating into MAKKTPSLKHVADTYLDFTVTKALEIPELQCFLTELVHTPTGAQIMHLGNEDPENLFCLSFQTLPNSSNGVAHILEHTVLCGSEKFPVKDPFFAMTRRSLNTYMNALTGQDFTCYPAASQVPKDFYNLLEVYLDAVFKPNLKYFSFLQEGHRLEFSNPTDPHSPLEYKGIVFNEMKGAMASPMSRLGEALNQALYPNTIYGYNSGGDPKIIPSLSYNELVEFHQKYYHPSRCLFFFYGNLPLVEHLDFITQHTLRLANKASPLPPIPFQPRFSTPHYVHEFYPLASHEPTENKTMLALGWLTCHILEQHELLALSIVEIILMDTDASPLKMALLKSGLCKTASAYIDTDVHEAPFIIILKGCQPECAGTIENLIKNTLIEITREGISLNSIENAMHQLEFFRSEITGDQSPFGLSLFMRAALLKQHGAKPEEGLMIHTLFDRLRQHLIDNPHYLTNLIRKYFIDNPHYVRLILEPSKELEAQELDQERAVLNKIHQSLSAKEIEHLLQQAKELSAFQKDQEEACLDILPKLSLEDIPVHGKDYLLNQERIGNFQVFTHSCFTNRILYADLIFNLPNIEEADLFYARLFALLLPQMGCGGRNYMENLEFIQAHIGGINGFLSLNIQAHDFNKISPTLSLKGKALYRKIPQLFQLLQEMASSTDFKDLPRLKEILQKHYTTLESSINQNSLRYATNLSAAGLSIPSHISNHWYGLEYFWKIKELALNFELHKEILIAKLIEMKDKLLATDQPHLVLSCDAKIYAEIKAQNFYGLLDMPLHSYEAWKGDFILSPIASQGRTISAPVAFISKVFNTVPYIHEHAPALSIAAFLFDNLTLHASIREQGGAYGGGAVSNAMAGNFYFYSYRDPNIFSTLNAFEASINHILQGQFDEEDIVEAQLEMIQAMDAPISPGSRADLAYSWLREGKTAAVRQAFRAKLLTLTKQEIIEAVRTFIAPNWQKGATIAFAGKELLEKENALLAEHHHSLLQIETI; encoded by the coding sequence ATGGCAAAAAAAACTCCTTCTCTTAAACATGTCGCGGACACATATCTTGATTTTACAGTTACAAAAGCTCTAGAAATTCCCGAACTTCAATGTTTTTTAACTGAGCTAGTACACACGCCTACCGGCGCCCAAATCATGCATTTGGGAAATGAAGATCCTGAAAACCTTTTTTGTCTATCTTTTCAAACGCTTCCCAATTCCTCTAATGGGGTGGCTCATATTTTAGAACATACTGTTTTATGTGGGTCAGAAAAGTTTCCAGTCAAAGATCCCTTCTTTGCGATGACTCGTAGGAGCCTCAACACCTATATGAATGCCCTTACAGGTCAGGACTTTACATGTTATCCCGCTGCTTCTCAAGTTCCTAAAGATTTTTATAATCTTTTAGAAGTCTATCTCGATGCAGTATTTAAACCTAACCTTAAATACTTTAGCTTTCTACAAGAAGGGCACCGCCTTGAATTTAGCAATCCTACCGATCCCCACTCTCCTTTAGAATATAAAGGAATAGTATTTAATGAAATGAAAGGAGCAATGGCCTCACCGATGTCTCGCCTAGGTGAAGCTTTAAATCAAGCCCTGTATCCTAATACCATTTATGGATATAATTCAGGTGGCGATCCAAAAATTATCCCCTCTTTGAGTTATAATGAGCTGGTAGAGTTTCATCAAAAATATTATCACCCCAGTCGCTGCCTATTTTTCTTCTACGGCAATTTACCGCTTGTGGAACATTTAGATTTTATTACTCAGCATACTTTGAGATTGGCTAATAAAGCTTCTCCCTTACCTCCCATTCCTTTCCAACCTCGTTTTTCTACTCCCCACTATGTACATGAATTTTATCCCCTTGCCTCCCATGAACCCACCGAAAATAAAACGATGCTTGCGCTAGGATGGCTGACTTGCCACATTTTAGAGCAGCATGAACTGTTAGCGCTTAGTATTGTAGAAATTATTTTGATGGATACGGACGCGTCTCCTTTAAAAATGGCCTTGCTAAAGTCTGGTTTATGCAAGACGGCTAGTGCCTATATAGACACAGACGTTCACGAAGCACCCTTTATAATCATTCTTAAAGGCTGCCAACCTGAATGCGCAGGCACAATAGAAAACCTTATTAAAAACACTTTAATAGAAATTACGAGGGAAGGAATTTCTTTAAATTCGATAGAAAATGCCATGCATCAGTTAGAATTTTTCCGTAGCGAAATCACAGGTGATCAATCTCCTTTCGGACTCTCCCTTTTTATGCGTGCAGCCCTTTTAAAACAGCACGGCGCTAAGCCAGAAGAAGGGCTTATGATTCATACACTTTTCGACAGACTAAGGCAGCATCTTATCGATAACCCTCATTATTTAACTAACTTAATTCGCAAATATTTTATTGATAACCCTCATTATGTTCGCCTTATATTAGAGCCTAGCAAAGAGCTTGAAGCTCAAGAGCTGGACCAAGAAAGAGCCGTTCTAAATAAAATTCATCAATCTTTATCAGCTAAAGAGATAGAACATCTATTGCAACAAGCAAAAGAACTTTCCGCTTTCCAAAAAGACCAAGAGGAAGCATGTTTAGATATTTTGCCCAAGCTTTCTTTAGAAGATATTCCTGTACATGGTAAAGATTATTTATTAAACCAAGAAAGGATAGGCAATTTCCAAGTATTCACTCATTCTTGCTTTACAAACCGCATCCTTTATGCAGATCTAATTTTTAATTTACCCAATATTGAAGAGGCGGATTTATTTTACGCACGCCTCTTTGCCCTTTTGCTGCCTCAAATGGGATGTGGTGGAAGAAATTACATGGAAAATCTTGAATTCATCCAGGCTCATATAGGAGGAATAAATGGTTTTCTATCTCTTAACATTCAAGCCCACGACTTTAATAAAATATCACCTACCTTATCGCTAAAAGGGAAAGCTCTTTATCGTAAAATACCCCAGCTTTTTCAGCTTCTTCAGGAGATGGCTAGCTCTACCGATTTTAAAGATCTCCCCCGTTTGAAAGAAATTCTGCAAAAACATTATACAACCTTAGAAAGCTCTATCAACCAAAATTCTCTTCGCTATGCTACTAATCTTTCTGCGGCAGGACTTAGTATACCCTCTCATATTTCTAATCACTGGTATGGGCTAGAATACTTTTGGAAAATCAAAGAGCTAGCCTTGAATTTTGAACTCCATAAAGAAATCTTAATTGCAAAGCTTATAGAAATGAAAGACAAGCTTTTAGCCACTGACCAACCCCACTTAGTGCTTTCTTGCGATGCTAAAATTTATGCGGAGATTAAAGCCCAGAATTTTTATGGTCTTCTAGATATGCCACTTCATTCTTATGAAGCTTGGAAAGGAGACTTCATCCTCTCTCCCATCGCTTCTCAGGGACGCACGATTTCTGCGCCTGTGGCTTTCATTAGCAAAGTTTTCAACACAGTTCCTTATATTCATGAGCATGCGCCTGCTCTAAGCATTGCGGCCTTTTTATTTGATAATTTAACTTTACATGCAAGCATTCGTGAACAAGGAGGAGCCTATGGGGGAGGAGCTGTCAGCAATGCAATGGCTGGTAATTTCTATTTTTATTCATATCGAGATCCTAATATTTTTAGCACATTGAATGCTTTTGAAGCCTCAATTAATCATATTCTTCAAGGACAATTTGATGAAGAGGACATAGTAGAGGCTCAATTAGAAATGATTCAAGCAATGGACGCCCCTATCTCCCCTGGCAGCCGTGCTGATTTGGCATATAGCTGGCTAAGAGAAGGAAAAACTGCAGCTGTTCGGCAAGCCTTCCGTGCTAAACTTTTAACATTAACAAAACAAGAGATCATAGAGGCGGTAAGAACTTTTATTGCTCCTAACTGGCAAAAGGGAGCAACGATTGCTTTTGCAGGAAAAGAGCTTCTGGAAAAAGAAAATGCTTTATTAGCTGAGCATCATCATTCTCTCTTGCAAATTGAGACGATTTAA
- a CDS encoding helix-turn-helix domain-containing protein, translated as MTKPKDNQKFENKLVSITEAAKLNKVTRQAIYVAIKLNKLKASKETTRWTIHLDDLEAYRKQKYSRSKSTFNGELLFDNNKGYYSVNQVAKMLSVPAQKIYYATRVGMLKAQRKGAAWVIHAQDMKQYAESALKKKNIRKAV; from the coding sequence ATGACCAAACCTAAGGATAATCAGAAGTTTGAAAATAAGTTGGTTTCAATTACCGAAGCCGCCAAACTTAACAAAGTAACGCGCCAAGCTATCTATGTGGCCATTAAATTAAATAAATTGAAAGCTAGCAAAGAAACTACCCGTTGGACAATCCATTTAGATGATCTGGAAGCTTATCGCAAGCAAAAGTATTCTCGTTCTAAATCTACTTTTAATGGTGAGTTGTTGTTTGATAATAATAAAGGATACTATTCGGTTAATCAGGTAGCTAAGATGCTGAGTGTCCCAGCGCAAAAGATCTATTATGCCACCCGTGTAGGTATGTTAAAAGCTCAACGTAAAGGTGCGGCATGGGTTATTCATGCACAAGACATGAAACAGTATGCCGAATCAGCTCTTAAAAAGAAAAATATCCGAAAAGCTGTTTAA
- a CDS encoding S41 family peptidase codes for MSGVKKAIFLLLYLLTSFLSVAEGKLPNLTPAILSAKLNEIMKTHASHKELTPVLIERTLNNYLEILDPNKSYFIESDIAQWLHPSSHLLDQILQDYHRNSFSQFEQIHQIMIQAIKRRQALEEKIDISNLPKQVRTDEFKEMKWTHTEKELLARLERIKALQIEASEKLTPAQKDKTLKRIQKRQAKYEEDILDTNTLKHEQFLLANILKATASALDSHTAYFTPDEAAQFMIHVQQRLFGIGAQLRDDLNGFSIIKIIEGGPAAENKMLKIKDRIIAVNGESVVGLDIADAVELIRGEENSPVTLTVIREAPENEDKIKEEKLDVTLNRGEVVLKDTRYESSYEPFGDGVIAYLKLYSFYQDPESSSASDLAEALKKIKREQHVKGVILDLRFNSGGLLSQAVEVTGLFITKGIVVSIKDDTGKIQHLRALEGRSVWEGPLVVLTNRASASASEIVAGTLQDYGRAMIVGDDHTFGKGSFQTFTLNTTIQNHAVNPQGEYKVTRGRYYTVSGRTPQLTGVTSDIVIPGPLAEMELGEQYAKYPLENDQIKSNFNDDLSDVPFFQREQLRMFYSYDLQPRLNTYQPFMEQLRKNAKYRIEKNPNYQNFLKELKKKEIADEEEPAEFGQNDLQLTEAYNVMKDVILLMQ; via the coding sequence ATGTCTGGGGTTAAAAAGGCCATATTTTTGTTATTATATTTGTTAACCTCTTTCCTCTCAGTAGCAGAAGGCAAATTACCGAATTTAACTCCTGCTATACTATCAGCCAAGCTGAATGAAATTATGAAAACGCATGCTTCTCATAAAGAGCTTACACCTGTTCTCATTGAAAGAACTTTAAACAACTACCTCGAAATACTTGATCCTAATAAAAGTTATTTCATTGAATCTGATATTGCTCAATGGTTACATCCTTCTAGCCATTTACTCGATCAGATTCTGCAAGATTATCATCGCAATAGTTTTAGCCAATTTGAACAAATTCACCAGATCATGATTCAAGCCATTAAGCGTCGTCAGGCATTGGAAGAAAAAATTGATATAAGCAACCTTCCTAAGCAGGTACGCACAGATGAATTTAAAGAGATGAAATGGACACATACAGAAAAAGAGCTTTTAGCTAGGTTAGAAAGAATAAAAGCTTTGCAAATAGAGGCTTCGGAAAAATTAACTCCTGCTCAAAAAGATAAAACCCTTAAACGCATCCAGAAACGTCAAGCAAAATACGAAGAAGATATTCTAGACACAAACACTTTAAAACACGAGCAATTCTTACTAGCCAATATTCTTAAAGCGACTGCTTCTGCCTTAGATAGCCATACTGCCTATTTTACACCCGATGAGGCAGCCCAGTTCATGATTCATGTGCAACAGCGTCTTTTTGGGATTGGAGCCCAACTAAGAGATGATCTAAATGGTTTTAGCATTATTAAAATTATTGAAGGAGGTCCCGCGGCAGAAAACAAAATGCTTAAAATTAAAGATCGCATCATCGCTGTAAATGGTGAATCTGTGGTGGGCCTAGACATCGCGGATGCCGTAGAGCTCATTCGTGGAGAAGAAAACAGCCCCGTAACTTTAACAGTGATTCGAGAAGCACCTGAAAATGAAGATAAGATAAAAGAAGAAAAACTAGATGTAACGCTTAACCGTGGAGAAGTGGTTCTAAAAGACACGCGTTATGAATCTTCCTATGAGCCATTTGGGGATGGAGTCATCGCTTATCTAAAGCTCTACTCTTTTTATCAAGATCCGGAAAGCTCATCAGCAAGTGATTTAGCTGAGGCACTTAAAAAAATTAAAAGGGAGCAGCATGTCAAAGGAGTGATTCTTGATTTGCGCTTTAATTCAGGTGGTTTGCTTTCCCAAGCAGTTGAGGTTACTGGCCTTTTTATTACCAAAGGAATTGTAGTTTCTATCAAAGACGATACAGGTAAAATCCAGCATTTACGCGCATTAGAAGGACGTAGCGTTTGGGAAGGCCCTTTAGTGGTCCTAACCAACCGAGCAAGCGCTTCTGCCTCTGAAATTGTGGCCGGGACTTTGCAAGATTATGGGCGCGCTATGATCGTAGGAGATGATCATACTTTCGGAAAAGGTTCTTTTCAAACCTTTACTCTTAACACTACTATTCAAAACCATGCAGTCAATCCCCAAGGCGAGTACAAAGTTACACGAGGCCGCTACTACACAGTCTCCGGGCGTACGCCCCAATTGACCGGAGTCACCTCAGATATTGTAATCCCTGGACCTTTAGCGGAAATGGAATTAGGAGAACAGTATGCCAAATACCCTTTGGAGAACGATCAAATAAAATCTAACTTTAATGATGATCTTTCTGATGTTCCTTTTTTTCAAAGAGAACAGCTTCGTATGTTTTACAGTTATGACCTACAGCCTCGCCTAAATACCTATCAACCTTTTATGGAGCAACTCCGCAAAAATGCTAAGTATCGCATCGAAAAAAATCCTAATTATCAAAATTTTTTGAAGGAATTAAAAAAGAAAGAAATTGCTGATGAAGAGGAGCCGGCAGAGTTTGGTCAAAATGACTTACAGCTAACAGAGGCTTATAATGTAATGAAAGATGTAATTCTTCTCATGCAATAA
- the gltX gene encoding glutamate--tRNA ligase — translation MTVRVRIAPSPTGDPHVGTAYMALFNLIYARHHQGKFILRIEDTDRSRSRPEYEQNIYTALQWCNIQWDEGPDIGGPYGPYRQSERFEIYKKYAYELIDKGRAYKCFCTPADLEEMRELATKLGSRQGYDRRCRNLSAEEIHQREIQKLPYVIRLKMPLTGECVYEDHIKGRITCPWADIDDQVLLKSDGFPTYHLANVVDDYLMKITHVIRGDEWMSSTPKHIYLYEAFGWAPPTFMHMPLLLGRDGKKLSKRRNPTSIFYYRDSGYLAEAFVNFMTLMGYSMPGDKEIYALDEIIQEFDYKRIGVSGAIFDVQKLAWINQQYLIKNIPENKLWERLRQWNFSDEYMQKLMPLCHSRIKTFGEFMELCDFFFINHLKYTVEIFTAKGITYHQAPLILQGIIWYMDENENWGSTGINQASRSMAELFGVNHKKTIMPLLFASLMGKLQGPPLFDSVAILGKDRTRARLLESIEFLGGISNKKMDTLKKAWQQKDARHLIELPEIS, via the coding sequence ATGACTGTTCGTGTACGCATAGCTCCTTCTCCTACAGGCGATCCCCATGTTGGAACCGCCTACATGGCACTTTTTAACCTCATCTATGCCCGCCATCATCAAGGAAAATTTATTTTACGTATTGAAGATACTGATCGCTCACGTAGCCGTCCTGAATATGAGCAAAACATTTATACAGCCTTGCAGTGGTGTAACATCCAGTGGGATGAAGGTCCTGATATAGGAGGCCCTTATGGTCCTTACCGCCAATCCGAGCGTTTCGAAATCTATAAAAAATATGCCTATGAGCTTATCGACAAGGGGCGAGCTTATAAATGCTTTTGTACGCCAGCAGATCTAGAAGAAATGCGTGAATTAGCAACAAAGCTGGGGAGCCGACAAGGTTACGATCGCCGGTGCCGCAATTTAAGTGCGGAAGAAATTCATCAGCGTGAAATTCAAAAACTTCCCTATGTTATCCGTCTCAAAATGCCTTTAACGGGAGAATGTGTGTATGAAGATCATATTAAAGGCCGTATCACTTGTCCGTGGGCCGATATCGATGATCAAGTTCTTCTTAAATCTGATGGATTTCCTACTTATCATTTAGCAAACGTGGTAGATGATTATCTTATGAAAATCACCCACGTAATCCGCGGTGATGAATGGATGAGCTCAACGCCTAAGCATATTTATCTGTATGAAGCTTTTGGCTGGGCACCACCTACTTTTATGCATATGCCCTTATTGTTAGGAAGAGATGGAAAAAAGTTATCTAAGCGTAGGAATCCAACCTCCATCTTTTATTACCGGGATTCTGGTTATCTAGCAGAAGCCTTTGTTAACTTCATGACATTAATGGGCTATAGCATGCCTGGTGATAAAGAAATTTATGCTTTAGACGAAATTATTCAAGAATTTGATTATAAGCGCATTGGGGTATCGGGAGCCATATTTGATGTGCAAAAGCTGGCCTGGATCAACCAACAGTATCTTATAAAGAATATCCCCGAGAACAAGCTATGGGAAAGATTACGTCAATGGAATTTTAGTGATGAATATATGCAAAAATTAATGCCTTTATGCCATTCACGTATTAAGACTTTCGGCGAATTTATGGAATTATGTGATTTTTTCTTTATTAATCATCTCAAATACACCGTAGAGATTTTTACTGCTAAAGGAATCACTTATCATCAAGCTCCTCTGATTTTACAGGGGATAATATGGTACATGGACGAAAATGAAAATTGGGGAAGTACGGGAATAAACCAGGCTTCAAGGAGTATGGCAGAGCTATTCGGGGTAAACCATAAGAAAACCATTATGCCTCTTTTATTTGCTAGCTTAATGGGAAAGCTACAAGGTCCTCCTTTATTTGATTCTGTCGCTATATTGGGAAAAGATCGCACCCGTGCTAGACTTTTAGAATCTATTGAATTCCTAGGTGGTATTTCTAATAAGAAAATGGATACATTAAAAAAAGCTTGGCAGCAAAAAGATGCTAGGCATCTTATTGAATTGCCGGAAATTAGTTAA
- a CDS encoding mechanosensitive ion channel family protein: MLLELVNIFHSILSFTMDGTYKWILEAIGIVLLVLIINFFARRGLEKLHLYFERTNQIWKDSFVQSFYRPLSAYIWFYAFFQLIDLISHRVFEGTIFSNLPKVLSIGLVSAIAWFLMRWKKAIIFNMHLQSLKHDQPIDSGKIDVINKMWTIIILFLAALSVLEITGQNINTLIAFGGVGGLAIAFASQEMIANFFGGLMVYVTQPFTVGDWINLPERKVEGNVEEIGWYMTRVRTFEKRPIYIPNSMFSKVVVMNPARMSHRKFDETIGIRYSDMPVARHIISDITTMLVDHFHVDRRLGPTVNLESFGSYAVNIHISAYLLDIDHRSYIQAKQEILFSIYNILNKHGAEIAFPTSRQLYTEV, from the coding sequence ATGCTATTAGAACTTGTGAACATCTTTCATTCTATTTTATCGTTTACCATGGATGGGACTTATAAATGGATCCTGGAAGCAATAGGAATTGTATTGCTCGTTTTAATTATTAATTTCTTTGCCAGACGCGGCTTAGAGAAGCTACACCTCTATTTTGAAAGAACTAATCAAATTTGGAAAGATAGCTTTGTTCAATCTTTTTATCGCCCCTTAAGTGCTTATATATGGTTTTATGCCTTTTTTCAGCTTATTGATTTAATCAGTCACCGTGTGTTTGAGGGTACCATTTTTTCCAACCTGCCTAAAGTTCTTTCTATTGGCCTTGTTTCAGCCATCGCCTGGTTTCTTATGCGCTGGAAAAAAGCCATTATTTTCAATATGCATTTGCAAAGCCTCAAGCATGATCAGCCTATCGATTCGGGAAAAATTGATGTCATTAATAAAATGTGGACTATTATCATTTTATTTCTTGCTGCTCTCTCGGTATTAGAGATAACAGGCCAGAATATTAACACGTTAATTGCCTTTGGAGGGGTTGGCGGTCTTGCAATTGCTTTTGCTTCCCAAGAAATGATCGCTAACTTTTTTGGCGGTTTAATGGTTTACGTTACCCAACCTTTTACGGTGGGAGACTGGATTAACCTGCCTGAGCGCAAGGTGGAAGGAAATGTAGAAGAAATTGGGTGGTATATGACACGTGTACGTACCTTTGAAAAGCGCCCTATCTATATTCCAAATTCTATGTTTTCCAAAGTGGTCGTGATGAACCCAGCTAGAATGAGCCATCGCAAATTTGATGAAACCATTGGAATTCGCTACAGTGATATGCCTGTCGCTCGGCATATCATCAGTGATATAACAACAATGCTTGTTGACCATTTCCACGTCGATAGAAGGTTAGGCCCGACGGTTAATTTAGAGAGCTTTGGCAGCTACGCTGTTAATATTCATATTTCCGCTTATTTATTAGATATCGATCATAGAAGCTACATTCAAGCAAAGCAAGAAATCCTATTTTCTATCTATAATATTTTAAATAAGCATGGTGCAGAAATTGCCTTCCCAACCTCACGTCAGCTTTATACAGAAGTATGA